The following are from one region of the Georgenia sp. M64 genome:
- a CDS encoding DUF2933 domain-containing protein, whose protein sequence is MTTPPAGHNHSGKSHLLGMLAAGLVALAVLLAAGRSFGEALPLAALLACPLMMIGMLFMMGRGSSHGAHGSGSQGGSCHAETDDRPVVERLTEVSGRPDVAEPEVTGRP, encoded by the coding sequence ATGACAACGCCCCCTGCCGGCCACAACCACTCGGGCAAGTCCCACCTGCTGGGCATGCTGGCCGCCGGACTGGTCGCCCTGGCCGTCCTGCTCGCCGCCGGCAGATCCTTCGGCGAGGCGCTGCCGCTGGCCGCCCTCCTCGCCTGCCCGCTGATGATGATCGGCATGCTGTTCATGATGGGCCGGGGCAGCAGCCACGGCGCACACGGGTCGGGTAGCCAGGGAGGTTCGTGCCATGCCGAGACCGACGACCGGCCGGTCGTCGAGCGCCTGACAGAGGTGTCCGGACGACCGGATGTCGCCGAACCGGAGGTCACCGGCCGGCCGTGA
- a CDS encoding multicopper oxidase family protein, with the protein MDRRRFLQVGAAGLVVIGGGAFAGTRLFEQPNPGPVGPGSAVVARTEKARRRSGTVVRRELRAAATEVDLGGRVVRTWAYDGTVPGREIRVRAGDELQVRLTNDLPAETTVHWHGLALRNDMDGVPGLTQDAVAPGAGFDYSFVVPDPGTYWFHPHVGVQLDTGLQAPLIVEDPAEPGDYDMEVVLVLDDWTDGWGESPETILERMGREGMVMGGTAMDGMDHGGTAMGEAMPSQDRPLGADTGDVAYPAHLINGRLPEDAYVIRSRPGRRLRLRLINAASDTAYRFAVGGHTLTVTHTDGFPVEPVEVETLIIGMGERYDVVLTAGDGAFPVVAAPEGKDATSGFALLRTASAHVPVPGASPAELRGRLLAYSALVPTESAQLDPREPDRELELTLQMVDGGRRWFLNGAGFGDHEPLEVRAGERVRLVLRNESMMFHPMHVHGHTFALGAAGRSGIRKDTVNVLPMESLSVDLQADNPGQWAVHCHNIYHAELGMATVLSYVE; encoded by the coding sequence ATGGATCGTCGCCGCTTCCTCCAGGTCGGTGCCGCCGGTCTGGTGGTGATCGGTGGTGGGGCGTTCGCCGGGACGCGGCTGTTCGAGCAGCCCAACCCGGGGCCGGTCGGTCCTGGGTCTGCCGTCGTCGCGCGGACCGAGAAGGCTCGGCGCAGGAGCGGCACGGTGGTGCGTCGTGAGCTACGGGCGGCCGCGACCGAGGTCGATCTCGGAGGCCGGGTGGTGCGGACGTGGGCCTATGACGGCACCGTGCCGGGGCGGGAGATCCGCGTGCGGGCCGGGGACGAGCTGCAGGTCCGGTTGACCAACGACTTGCCGGCCGAGACGACGGTGCACTGGCACGGTCTGGCGTTGCGCAACGACATGGACGGCGTGCCGGGTCTGACCCAGGACGCCGTGGCGCCGGGCGCCGGGTTCGACTACTCCTTCGTGGTCCCCGACCCGGGCACCTACTGGTTCCACCCGCACGTGGGTGTCCAGCTCGACACCGGCCTCCAGGCCCCGCTGATCGTGGAGGATCCTGCCGAGCCCGGTGACTACGACATGGAGGTCGTCCTGGTCCTGGACGACTGGACGGACGGCTGGGGCGAGTCGCCGGAGACCATCCTCGAGCGCATGGGGCGCGAGGGCATGGTCATGGGTGGCACGGCGATGGACGGCATGGACCACGGAGGGACAGCGATGGGGGAAGCCATGCCCTCCCAGGACCGGCCCCTGGGCGCCGACACCGGCGACGTCGCCTATCCCGCGCACCTCATCAACGGCCGCCTGCCCGAGGACGCCTACGTCATCCGATCCCGGCCCGGGCGCCGGCTGCGGCTGCGGCTCATCAACGCCGCGAGCGACACCGCGTACCGGTTCGCGGTCGGCGGGCACACCCTGACCGTGACCCACACCGACGGCTTCCCCGTCGAGCCGGTGGAGGTCGAGACCCTCATCATCGGGATGGGCGAGCGGTACGACGTCGTGCTCACCGCGGGTGACGGGGCCTTCCCGGTGGTCGCGGCGCCCGAGGGCAAGGATGCAACGAGCGGGTTCGCCCTGCTGCGCACCGCCTCCGCGCACGTCCCGGTCCCGGGTGCGAGCCCCGCCGAGCTGCGCGGCCGGCTGCTCGCCTACAGCGCGCTGGTCCCCACCGAGAGCGCGCAGTTGGACCCGCGGGAGCCGGACCGCGAGCTCGAGCTGACCCTGCAGATGGTCGACGGCGGCCGGAGGTGGTTCCTCAACGGCGCCGGATTCGGTGACCACGAACCGCTGGAGGTCCGAGCCGGCGAGCGGGTCCGGCTGGTCCTGCGCAACGAGTCGATGATGTTCCATCCCATGCACGTCCACGGCCACACCTTCGCCCTCGGGGCGGCGGGTCGGTCGGGGATCCGCAAGGACACGGTCAACGTGCTGCCGATGGAGTCCTTGTCGGTGGATCTGCAGGCGGACAACCCCGGTCAGTGGGCGGTGCACTGCCACAACATCTACCACGCGGAGCTGGGCATGGCCACGGTGCTGTCGTACGTCGAGTGA
- a CDS encoding cupredoxin domain-containing protein: MTLPRALAARISGAAQAPPAPSSPGLCLAQGDRRREAPTSQRAELTVRGSYFPQVIPLAAGVPTVLGIHRQEGSWCSEQLHIPELGVVVDLPCFERTEVALPALPVGRYEFTCGMEMLRGTLAVGESGVFSEP; encoded by the coding sequence ATGACGCTTCCACGTGCGCTCGCCGCTCGGATCAGTGGCGCGGCGCAGGCCCCGCCCGCGCCGTCGAGCCCCGGGCTGTGCCTCGCTCAGGGAGACCGTCGCCGTGAGGCACCGACGTCGCAGCGGGCCGAGCTGACGGTGCGCGGCTCGTACTTCCCTCAGGTCATCCCCCTGGCTGCCGGCGTGCCCACGGTGCTGGGCATTCATCGCCAGGAAGGATCCTGGTGCTCCGAGCAGCTTCACATCCCCGAGCTCGGTGTCGTGGTCGACCTGCCCTGTTTCGAGCGCACGGAGGTCGCACTGCCGGCCCTGCCTGTCGGCCGGTACGAGTTCACCTGTGGCATGGAGATGCTCCGCGGCACGCTGGCCGTGGGCGAGTCCGGGGTCTTCAGCGAACCTTGA
- a CDS encoding prolipoprotein diacylglyceryl transferase family protein, translating to MLFSILGIDVQSYGLSKALAALVAAWLLGRAFDTLGLKKDSAHALVLWATVWGFAGAKIYFLLESLPDVTVHDLGGMGFTWYGGLVGGLGAALVVIRRHHLPVGTVAGAAAVPLTVAYGIGRLGCLVSGDGTYGRPTDLPWGMRFPSGVVATDVPVHPTPVYEALAAALIAVALWRLAGRLSPLAVFGVYLVLSGLSRFLVEFLRLNDAAVLGLTPPQLWALASVVAGVLLVLRAERVTSDPSPRSRESAGRQATSVRT from the coding sequence GTGCTTTTCTCGATCCTCGGGATCGACGTACAGAGCTACGGTCTGAGCAAGGCACTGGCCGCGCTCGTGGCCGCGTGGTTGCTCGGTCGCGCGTTCGACACGCTTGGGCTGAAGAAGGACTCCGCCCACGCGCTGGTCCTGTGGGCCACGGTGTGGGGGTTCGCCGGCGCGAAGATCTACTTCCTGCTCGAGAGCCTGCCGGACGTGACCGTGCACGACCTCGGTGGCATGGGTTTCACCTGGTACGGCGGCCTCGTCGGGGGGCTCGGGGCGGCACTCGTCGTGATCCGCCGCCATCACCTGCCGGTGGGCACCGTCGCCGGTGCGGCGGCGGTCCCGCTCACCGTGGCGTACGGCATCGGACGTCTGGGATGCCTGGTCTCCGGCGACGGCACGTACGGGCGCCCCACCGACCTGCCGTGGGGCATGCGGTTCCCCTCCGGGGTCGTCGCCACCGATGTGCCGGTGCACCCCACCCCTGTGTACGAGGCCCTCGCTGCCGCACTCATCGCCGTCGCCCTGTGGCGACTGGCCGGCCGGCTGTCCCCCCTGGCGGTATTCGGCGTCTATCTGGTCCTCAGCGGCCTGTCCCGGTTCCTCGTCGAGTTCCTGCGCCTCAACGACGCCGCCGTGCTGGGCCTGACCCCGCCGCAGCTGTGGGCCCTCGCCAGTGTCGTCGCCGGCGTCCTGCTCGTCCTGCGGGCAGAACGCGTCACGTCGGATCCGAGCCCGAGGTCGCGGGAGAGCGCTGGTCGCCAAGCGACCAGCGTCCGGACCTGA
- a CDS encoding M23 family metallopeptidase — protein MPEGALTTSAAPEEAARAAPVAPEELDRRWQAIVGTAGAARRETEHPAVGQDRTEVLTPAPCERRPGSTHRRRRSAERGGHRSTAGRAMVAGVLGVLTIGAPFLGAAEPGHGAQASAATSVSTRASVLVTLDAAAAGATVVPPTGLLADPTAAGRALITQASRAGIRGALPTGGIDGANGALAAVAPRERIVMPVAQGTYRITSLYGWRNNPVGPGRDYHAGVDFAAPLKTPIYAVADGMVTYVGPGKAGRSGMLIILEHEIDDRTVYTWYNHEDPDGMYVAVGQQVSAGEVIAGVGNYGRSTGPHLHFEVHTDDDLTTTEPLTWLEDQGAVDISQVR, from the coding sequence GTGCCCGAGGGCGCGCTGACGACGTCGGCAGCACCGGAGGAGGCCGCCCGGGCGGCGCCGGTGGCTCCCGAAGAGCTGGACCGGCGTTGGCAGGCGATCGTCGGGACCGCCGGCGCGGCACGAAGGGAAACGGAGCACCCGGCAGTCGGGCAGGACCGCACCGAGGTCCTGACCCCGGCACCGTGCGAGCGTCGGCCCGGCTCGACGCACCGGCGCCGGCGATCCGCCGAACGGGGCGGGCACCGCAGTACCGCAGGGCGTGCCATGGTCGCCGGCGTGCTGGGTGTGCTGACCATCGGTGCCCCGTTCCTGGGTGCGGCAGAGCCGGGGCACGGGGCGCAAGCGTCCGCCGCGACGTCGGTGTCGACGCGGGCGAGCGTCCTTGTCACGCTCGACGCCGCAGCAGCCGGGGCGACGGTGGTTCCCCCGACCGGTCTGCTTGCCGATCCCACGGCAGCCGGTCGAGCCCTGATCACCCAGGCGTCGCGGGCAGGGATCCGCGGCGCTCTTCCCACCGGCGGCATCGACGGCGCCAACGGCGCACTGGCCGCGGTTGCCCCACGGGAGCGGATCGTCATGCCGGTGGCCCAGGGCACCTACCGGATCACGTCCCTCTACGGCTGGCGCAACAATCCGGTGGGGCCCGGGAGGGACTACCACGCCGGTGTCGACTTCGCCGCCCCTCTGAAGACGCCCATCTACGCCGTCGCCGACGGCATGGTGACCTACGTGGGTCCGGGCAAGGCAGGCCGGTCGGGCATGCTCATCATCCTCGAGCACGAGATCGACGACCGCACCGTCTACACCTGGTACAACCACGAGGATCCCGACGGCATGTACGTCGCGGTCGGCCAGCAGGTGAGCGCGGGCGAGGTCATCGCCGGGGTCGGCAACTACGGGCGCTCGACCGGGCCGCACCTGCACTTCGAGGTGCACACCGACGACGACCTCACCACCACCGAGCCGCTGACGTGGCTCGAGGACCAAGGCGCGGTCGACATCTCGCAGGTGCGGTAG